One window of the Salvia miltiorrhiza cultivar Shanhuang (shh) chromosome 6, IMPLAD_Smil_shh, whole genome shotgun sequence genome contains the following:
- the LOC130988951 gene encoding F-box/kelch-repeat protein At3g23880-like — protein sequence MSLPEYVITEILSRIPATPLLRFKCVCKSWHNIINDPTFIAKHHQTISATPESEAVMISQRSNATNRRVLLLLRSPDNVVDHDFSTFLNDMFGHVRLVGPCNGIVCLYGYYDNIVLWNPAIRCFKKLPASQLPRPSNFKVRGGDLGVGFDPKTHDIKVLQILFCVSMDSQIVYQVEIYSSRMNSWKKLECSMPANIMCYNLWSMVYKNENFCWWAQDKNNVEVILSFNMVDEAFEMTQLPSDIEPLGGQHRTTRAIMPLKESLALIVYRQLEDDKVFDVWILNEIGGGVEAWSKLTRIGPISGVEKVLGFWNKYECILESRTGETVLYNRVTQKTKNLGIYGKRSRLEVLVLTESLYSVN from the exons atgAGCCTACCGGAATATGTGATCACAGAAATCCTCTCAAGAATACCAGCAACACCACTCCTTCGATTCAAATGCGTATGCAAATCATGGCATAACATCATCAACGATCCCACATTCATCGCCAAGCACCACCAAACCATCTCGGCCACGCCGGAATCCGAGGCGGTGATGATCAGCCAGCGCAGCAACGCCACCAACAGGCGGGTCCTCTTGCTGCTGAGGAGCCCCGATAACGTCGTCGACCACGACTTCTCGACGTTCCTCAACGACATGTTCGGCCACGTCCGCCTCGTCGGCCCCTGCAACGGCATCGTCTGCCTCTACGGGTACTACGACAACATCGTGCTGTGGAACCCGGCCATCCGGTGCTTCAAGAAGCTTCCGGCATCGCAGCTGCCCCGCCCCTCGAATTTCAAGGTGCGGGGAGGCGATCTCGGGGTCGGGTTTGACCCCAAGACCCATGATATCAAG GTATTGCAGATCTTATTTTGCGTTTCAATGGATTCCCAAATTGTTTATCAAGTTGAGATATACTCATCAAGAATGAATTCTTGGAAGAAATTGGAATGTTCAATGCCAGCAAATATCATGTGCTATAATCTATGGAGCATGGTGTACAAGAATGAAAATTTTTGTTGGTGGGCCCAAGATAAAAATAATGTTGAGGTAATTCTTTCATTTAATATGGTTGATGAAGCATTTGAAATGACTCAATTGCCCTCCGACATTGAGCCACTAGGAGGGCAACATAGGACCACTCGAGCTATTATGCCACTAAAAGAATCACTTGCTTTGATTGTGTATCGACAATTGGAAGATGACAAGGTTTTTGATGTGTGGATTTTGAACGAGATCGGAGGAGGAGTTGAAGCGTGGAGTAAGTTGACGAGAATTGGCCCGATTTCGGGAGTCGAGAAGGTGCTAGGGTTTTGGAATAAGTACGAGTGCATTTTGGAGAGTAGAACGGGAGAGACAGTTTTGTATAATCGCGTTACTCAAAAGACGAAAAATCTTGGGATATATGGTAAACGGAGCAGGTTGGAAGTCCTCGTTCTTACAGAGAGCTTGTATTCAGTGAATTAA